CACGCCCTCTGGCACGTGCCCAGACAGCCACTTGATGAGTTGGCGCACTTGTTCCTCTGGCGGGGTAACGCCTAGCATGGTCATTTCGCCGTCCAGTACCAGAGCGGCGCCGTGGCCTCCGGTGAGGTCCAACAGCGTGAGCTCCTGCGTGGACAATCCTCTTGACAATCCCAGGGTGCTGTCTGCGTACTGCACCAGCGCCTGTTCTACCTGCTTGTATTGATTGAACTGCGCTATGTCTCGCTTCTCCTGGATGGCGGCAATGGCGTTACCCAGGGTTTTGCACATCAGGTCGCAGAGCTGCCGGCGCCAGACATCTATAAACACGGGTTCTACGTGATGGCAGGCCACCACGCCCCAGAGCTGGTTCTTGACAATGATGGAGAACGAGATGGTAGCGCTCACGCCCGTGTTTCTGATGTACTCTAGGTGAATCTCAGAAGGATTGCGAAGTTCAGAACGCAAAATATTAGCGGGCGCGCCGGTACCAGGATTGAGGTACGGAGAAATCTCCACGGCCCGGGCGTTCACATTGGGTATCTGGCGCACATGCTTCTGCCGCAAGAGTTCGCGGGCGGGCGCGGGAATGTCGGTGGCCGGGAAATGGTGCCCTTCAAAGGACGAAAGGTGGGCGCTGCGGCTTTCGGCAATTACGTCTGTGTTCCACTCCTCGTCAAACCTGGTGATGTCTACCCGGTCATACTGCAGCACCTCCCGGAGCGTATGGGCAACGGCCAGGGCCACCGGTTCCAGCGCGTCTAACTTGTTTAACTGGTCATACAACTGGCACAGAATGCTGTTGTGGCGCAATTTCTCAGTGTCTGGGTAGGGTACATAGGGTTCTCCTTCCAGAATAAGCTTCTCCTCAGAAAGATGCACGTGCACGGTAAACAAAACGCCCTGGATGGACAGGAAATAGGTACCTGGTTCTGTCGGGTTGAATTCTAGCCGGCCCGGCGCCACAAGTTCTGACAGGGTCTTGCCCAACACGTCTTCTAAGGGGTAAGGCAGAAACTCTTGAACGTTCTTGCTGGCCTGTTCTACCTCAAGGGAGTCTTTGTGCAGTATAAATAAAAAGCCGTATGGCTGTATCTGGCCAATCTGATGAATGGGCTCATTGTCACAATTGGTAAGGTCAACCTGGTGGTGGTGATAATTTTGCATATGCTCACGTGCTCCCCTATGACGCTCCAACAACAATAGGGCTTCTGCGATAACGCTATTGCAAGAAATACGTTACAAGTCTAAATTACGGCGCATTTCAAGCCCGACTACCTAAAGCCACAGGCGCTTCCCTTCATTTTTACAGCATGTTTGTTTCCCTTAGCACCTTCACCATTGCCAACGACTCTAATGCCAACGTACACGAGGCATTCAAGAACCGGCCTCATTTAGTAGACAACGCCCCCGGCTTTCAACGGATGGAGGTACTCTCGCCGCAGGAGAACCCCAAAGAAATCTGGCTGATGACCTACTGGG
The nucleotide sequence above comes from Nibribacter ruber. Encoded proteins:
- a CDS encoding ATP-binding protein; translated protein: MQNYHHHQVDLTNCDNEPIHQIGQIQPYGFLFILHKDSLEVEQASKNVQEFLPYPLEDVLGKTLSELVAPGRLEFNPTEPGTYFLSIQGVLFTVHVHLSEEKLILEGEPYVPYPDTEKLRHNSILCQLYDQLNKLDALEPVALAVAHTLREVLQYDRVDITRFDEEWNTDVIAESRSAHLSSFEGHHFPATDIPAPARELLRQKHVRQIPNVNARAVEISPYLNPGTGAPANILRSELRNPSEIHLEYIRNTGVSATISFSIIVKNQLWGVVACHHVEPVFIDVWRRQLCDLMCKTLGNAIAAIQEKRDIAQFNQYKQVEQALVQYADSTLGLSRGLSTQELTLLDLTGGHGAALVLDGEMTMLGVTPPEEQVRQLIKWLSGHVPEGVFATRQLSAHWPEAAPFQEQASGLLALEISRYNQEYLLFFKPEITETRIWAGNPEKPMLGQGLHIHPRKSFEEWVEVIKGKSQPWNVNEVDIAQVLLKDLIAIRLRNQAQDLQTLNEELLLNAEQLRTKNAQLEDFAYIISHNLRSPLANIKSLYQFYVEEPGEETSAYVMDSIKQVSDNIMATLDDLNVILETHLVQQLPQEEVNLEELIQKEKENLAAVLEQTQAQVVQDLQVSSIFMPKLYLESILHNFISNALKYRSPQRQPVITVKSWRTGSTLHLAVQDNGIGMDLDKMGSKLFGLYKVFHRTEHSKGLGLYLTKMQVKALGGTITVDSQPGEGTTFTVHFNQIEYSPEAR
- a CDS encoding antibiotic biosynthesis monooxygenase family protein, producing MFVSLSTFTIANDSNANVHEAFKNRPHLVDNAPGFQRMEVLSPQENPKEIWLMTYWDDEESFKTWYKSHQYQDSHKGIPQDTKLVPGSVKIKYFSVVSH